CACTTGGGATACTGAAACTACCGTAGGTGCGCTAGGCAATGATAAGATTCCCGTTACGGAAACCCACGAAGTAACCATTATCTTTGAGGGTGAAACGCATCGCTTTGCGGTAGACCCGGACAGCACTATTTTGGAAACAGCGATTGCGCTGGACATCGATTTACCCTATTCTTGCCAGAGCGGTATTTGTACCGCCTGCATGGGCAAATGCATCTCGGGCCGCATGAAACTAGATGAAACTGACGCCCTCACCGAAGATGACCTGAAGGAAGGCTACGTACTCACCTGCGTAGGGCACCCTCTTACCTCTGATGTGACTATTGAAATTGATTAAATTGGTTTCAGGTTTCAAAGTTTAGTGAATACTCACGTCTTCAACCTTTAACTTTCTAAACTTAAAACCTGTAACTTGCAACTGTTCAAACCCCTAAAACCTATATCCCAATCCCCAGAAATAATATGAACACCGACAATATAGCTATCCCGGAAAAGAAAGATAGAACACTATTACCGAATGATTTTACCGTAACTTCTTGGGAGGCACTTAAGCCTTATTATGACAACCTGCTGGAACGTGAGATCAAATCTGCCGCTGACCTTCAGCAGTGGTTTCAGGACCGTAGCGAGCTGGAGGCGGTTATCTCGGAAGATTTAGCTTGGCGTTACATTAAAATGACGTGCGATACTACCGATAACCAGCTCCGAGAAAGCTACACCGAGTTTGTTACCCAAATCCAACCTAAGATTTCCCCGGTAAGTAACGAGCTAAATAAAAAAGCCTTGGCGAGTCCGTACTTGGATGAGCTAAAAAACCTGGGAGGTTACCCAATACTGATTCGGGAACTGGAAAAAGATGCTCAGATTTTCCGGGAAGAGAATATTCCGCTGCAAACCAAAGCCCAGAACGAAGCGCAGAATTTTGGAAAAATCTCCGGAGCCATGACGGTTAAGGTCAATAAGCAGGAAGTAACCCTGCAACAAGCCGCTAACCAGCTACAATCTACTGACCGCAAGGTGCGAAAGAAAGCCTACAAGAAAATTACCAAGCGCCGCCTGGAAGATAAAGACCCGCTGAACGCCTTGTTCACCAAACTCATTAGCCTACGCGACAAAATTGGTAAAAATGCCGGTTTTGATAACTACCGCGACTATAAGTTTACCGAAATGGGACGGTTTGATTATGCCCTACAAGACTGCTTGGATTTTCATAAAGCAGTAGCCGACGAGGTAGTACCCATGCTTAACGATTTAGCTAAGGGCCGTAAGCTCAAGCTAGAAGTAAAACGGCTGCGCCCCTGGGATAAAGCCGTTGACCCTGAGGGAAATCATCCCCTCAAGCCATTCTCAACCGGTAAAGAGCTTACTCAGAAAACGATTGAAGCCTTCGGTAGCTTAGACCCTTATTTGGGAGAGTGTATTGCAGTTATGCGCGAGATGGGTCATTTGGATTTAGAATCGCGCAAGGGAAAAGCCCCCGGTGGTTACAACTATCCATTATCCGAAACTGGCGTACCGTTTATTTTTATGAACGCTACCTCCAACTTGCGCGATATGGTCACCATGATGCACGAAGGTGGGCACGCGGTGCATTCGTTCTTAACTCGCGATTTGGAGCTTACCAATTTCCAGCATACTCCTTCTGAAGTGGCAGAGCTGGCTTCTATGGCGATGGAATTGATTTCGATGGATTATTGGCATCTGTTTTTCGAAGATGAAGAAGATTTGAAGCGGGCTAAACGAGAGCATCTGGAACAAATTATTGAAACATTACCCTGGGTAGCTACCATCGATAAATTTCAGCATTGGGTGTACGAAAACCCAGATCATAATTTAAAGCAGAGAATGGTGGCGTGGAACCGAATATTTGATACCTTCTCGGATAATATTACCGACTGGAGTGGACTGGAAGAAGCTAAAAATCATCTATGGCAAAAACAGCTTCACCTGTACGAAGTACCGTTCTACTACATTGAGTACGGCTTTGCCCAGCTAGGGGCTATTGCGGTTTGGAAAAACTACCGAGATGATCCGAAGAAAGGATTGGAAGGTTATAAAAACGCGCTGAAGCTAGGCTACACCAAAACAATTCCCGAAGTGTACGAAGCGGCTAATATCAAATTTGACTTTAGTCCAACCTACATTAAATCACTGATGAACTTTGTGCGGGAAGAGCTGGATAAGATATGAGCAAGGTTTCTGAGTTACAGGTTTTAAGTTAGAACACACTGATTCTTCAAACCGCGCGGCGGTCGCCTGTAACTTGCTAAACCGGTAACTTAATCATAGTTGGTTATTGCTTCTACAATACGTGCCTTATCTACCGGTTTAGAGAAATAGGCATCAAAGCCCTGATGCAGAAACTTTTCCCGGTCGCCGGGGTTGGCGTAGGAGGTGACGGCAAATACCGGAGTACTTTGGTAAGCGGGCATTTCTTTTAGCTTCTGCATGGTTTGCACCCCGTCCATCTTTCCCTGACCCAAATTAATATCCATCAGTATAAGATCATACTGTTGCTTTTGTATTTGATTCAAGCACTTTTCTCCGTCAACCACTACCACTATTTCAAACTGATCCTCTAACAACTTTGTGAGAACGAAGGCATTTATTCTATCATCTTCTACGTACAGTATCTTTTTCATACTTCTATTTTCTCAATCTCATTTCGTAATAGCGGCAATATGATCTCAAAAGTACTACCCTTCCCCGGTACGCTTTCTACGGAGATAGTTCCCCCCAAAAGTTCACAATATTTTTGGGCAATACAAAGCCCCAAACCTGTTCCTTCAAACTCACGTCCGTGCCCGGTGCTTTCTTGAGTAAAGGGAAGAAACATCTGCGTTCTAAATTTAGGCGAAATACCCCGCCCCATGTCTTTCACTTTAATGAATAAAGCATCTTCTTTCTTCACCCCGGTTTCTATCACTACCTCTCCCTTATCAGTAAATTTAATAGCGTTGTCTACTATGCTGATTAGTATCTGATTGAGCGCGTCTCTGTCAGCCTCACACAGAAGTGATTCTGAACACGGGGCAAAGTGTAAATCGACACCTTTCTGACTAGCCACTGTTTGTAAGACAGCTATATTTTCTTGAATGATCGAGTGAATAGCAATGGGGGTCATTTCTATCACTGCCTTCTCGGTTTCAATGTGCGACAGACGCAAAATGCTACTCATGGTACTCATAAGACGCTCGCTACTTTGCCGTTGTATTGTGAGATACTCCTGAATGCGAGCATCTTGAATCTCAGCCTCTAAAAGTTGATTGATCCCCAAAATACCGTTTAGCGGAGTGCGGATTTCGTGCGACATATTTGCCAAAAAGTTTGACTTGAGCCGACTCGCTTCTTCAGCTTTTTCTTTTGCAACGGCCAGCTCCTGGCTTAATACCATGTACTGCTGAGTGAAATGCTTCTGCTTTTGCAACGCTTTTTCCAGCCCTTCAGCTGACATACGAAACGACAACCTGAAACTCCAAAGTTGTAAGATAATCAACACTAATCCGGTTAGCAATGTCATATATCGTTCAGAAAATGAAATTGATGTCATTGTCAGTGGTGCTACCGGAAGTTTAAATCCGTGATGAAATAAATACTCGCAACTTAATATGGGAAGTATGTTGAGCAGCGTGTAAACTACCGCCCAGCGACGTCCCAAAAAATAGAGTGCGTAAATAATATTGGATATCCCAAACACGTAAGAAAGGCTCTCCACCTGTTGATAGGTAATGAGCAGGGCGATATATAGGTTGATTGTAGATAAAATAATTAAGAAGTGGCTAACGATTTCAATAGATCGGAGAAATCTAACCATCAATAAGGCTAAGATTAATAGAAAAATTATCTCATAAGATTGGAATCCCCCTACGGCGTTTTCTCGCATTACCAGAGTGAGAAGAAACACGAGTGAGATGGTAATAATGATTA
This region of Tunicatimonas pelagia genomic DNA includes:
- a CDS encoding M3 family oligoendopeptidase; amino-acid sequence: MNTDNIAIPEKKDRTLLPNDFTVTSWEALKPYYDNLLEREIKSAADLQQWFQDRSELEAVISEDLAWRYIKMTCDTTDNQLRESYTEFVTQIQPKISPVSNELNKKALASPYLDELKNLGGYPILIRELEKDAQIFREENIPLQTKAQNEAQNFGKISGAMTVKVNKQEVTLQQAANQLQSTDRKVRKKAYKKITKRRLEDKDPLNALFTKLISLRDKIGKNAGFDNYRDYKFTEMGRFDYALQDCLDFHKAVADEVVPMLNDLAKGRKLKLEVKRLRPWDKAVDPEGNHPLKPFSTGKELTQKTIEAFGSLDPYLGECIAVMREMGHLDLESRKGKAPGGYNYPLSETGVPFIFMNATSNLRDMVTMMHEGGHAVHSFLTRDLELTNFQHTPSEVAELASMAMELISMDYWHLFFEDEEDLKRAKREHLEQIIETLPWVATIDKFQHWVYENPDHNLKQRMVAWNRIFDTFSDNITDWSGLEEAKNHLWQKQLHLYEVPFYYIEYGFAQLGAIAVWKNYRDDPKKGLEGYKNALKLGYTKTIPEVYEAANIKFDFSPTYIKSLMNFVREELDKI
- a CDS encoding response regulator, whose protein sequence is MKKILYVEDDRINAFVLTKLLEDQFEIVVVVDGEKCLNQIQKQQYDLILMDINLGQGKMDGVQTMQKLKEMPAYQSTPVFAVTSYANPGDREKFLHQGFDAYFSKPVDKARIVEAITNYD
- a CDS encoding sensor histidine kinase; translation: MVRFLRSIEIVSHFLIILSTINLYIALLITYQQVESLSYVFGISNIIYALYFLGRRWAVVYTLLNILPILSCEYLFHHGFKLPVAPLTMTSISFSERYMTLLTGLVLIILQLWSFRLSFRMSAEGLEKALQKQKHFTQQYMVLSQELAVAKEKAEEASRLKSNFLANMSHEIRTPLNGILGINQLLEAEIQDARIQEYLTIQRQSSERLMSTMSSILRLSHIETEKAVIEMTPIAIHSIIQENIAVLQTVASQKGVDLHFAPCSESLLCEADRDALNQILISIVDNAIKFTDKGEVVIETGVKKEDALFIKVKDMGRGISPKFRTQMFLPFTQESTGHGREFEGTGLGLCIAQKYCELLGGTISVESVPGKGSTFEIILPLLRNEIEKIEV